The Archocentrus centrarchus isolate MPI-CPG fArcCen1 chromosome 18 unlocalized genomic scaffold, fArcCen1 scaffold_23_ctg1, whole genome shotgun sequence genome contains a region encoding:
- the LOC115775241 gene encoding uncharacterized protein LOC115775241 — translation MAENVRSPFDYREPPTLDSDGDGSKPPPPRGRVCGRKRKGTPVKVCDRAYVTEDEEEESMSEHSYSPGDGQYPEGAEDRLPPPGSPYYLPDPTQLCVPELGEEGASGVRGPVLFHPPPNCRIREVHCGTQVRLVVIAIRDIAKGEEITVDYSLTDWGENAMEEEAGPHPLSLSVSDYLTPSWSLSPSSSPLTHSEPSDSDREEDEEEEDDDDDDDDEEEEIEEIRGRMLRRRKKRKMPAAVNSKKKNAPTSSRGPGRPCSSFSRPAPVAPPPRTQPQPPVSSLTTPTTNINNNININIGSSSGATVSRRQHCPYCGRHYRSLARHLEKHHANQPEVRTAMELAHLHSHSSSNGSASQPHPSSSSTSAAHSHSFAVPQSSSSNPTPPSLFTRERESPATRSSTGSVSFSLSLSPSASAQPAAAKKAPSLPLPATKPPAPPMVPRVKSPSPPPPSTPRRGRRLKREKHEEQQKVEVESLRNQEDLVPPPTPEPDIDPDEDLELSGDGEDDAPEEKNGEIVSTHRHHMSPLLSSLSCLVLYLRRQQHSSFLSLTRSPHSAEAWRLLCHSSLSLLILYNRHRECEVAKLTVQDYRSRVTPQPNSSNSSPSGMEAFLSPFERQVLCHLPRAGVLGKRGRIQPLILPPHCESCLDLLLRTSPNVGVDPESPYVFSRPYHSPATPLRGTDLLRNLARASGAKNPGALTATRVRRQVAILTQLLLLEEGDGQGGAIKRLEDFLEHEYHVTQNCSTIIRDPALMGRVGRVVLYGEREGVLFRGMSLQHICLELDVMSGNSADSFSEDSEAEEEKEEVKEKTEVTVKKKGPGRPPRKKKAPVPSPAISPSLANAHKRRNAPPKSGKRGVLKRPWSEAERVAVETHLKRNLMELRVPAKADCERCLELCPLLVSNQRDWRAIKFYVHNRIQLLKKQGRRESAAAVC, via the exons ccGTGTGTGTGGGAGGAAAAGGAAGGGAACACCTGTAAAGGTGTGTGACCGAGCATATGTGacagaagatgaggaggaggagagcatgTCGGAGCACAGCTACAGCCCTG GTGATGGCCAGTACCCTGAGGGTGCAGAAGACCGCCTCCCTCCACCTGGCAGTCCCTACTACTTGCCTGATCCCACTCAGCTCTG TGTGCCAGAgctgggggaggagggggcaaGTGGTGTTCGAGGACCCGTGCTTTTCCATCCGCCGCCCAACTGCCGGATTCGAGAAGTTCATTGCGGAACCCAGGTGCGGTTAGTTGTCATAGCAATCCGAGACATCGCCAAAGGGGAGGAGATCACAGTGGACTACAGCCTAACGGACTGGGGCGAGAATGCAATG GAGGAAGAGGCTGGCCCCCACCCGCTGTCCCTCTCTGTTTCTGATTACCTTACCCCCTCTTGGTCATTATCACCCTCTTCCTCCCCACTCACCCACTCTGAACCCAGTGACTCGGACcgagaggaggatgaagaggaggaagatgatgacgatgacgacgatgatgaagaagaggaaattGAGGAGATACGGGGTCGAATGCTTCGCCGCCGCAAGAAGCGCAAGATGCCTGCAGCGGTCAATTCGAAGAAGAAGAATGCGCCCACCTCTTCCAGAGGACCTGGGCGCCcctgctcctccttctcccGCCCGGCACCTGTTGCACCCCCACCTAGAACCCAGCCCCAGCCTCCAGTCAGTTCTCTGACAACCCCAACCACTAACATAAACAATAATATCAACATAAACATCGGTAGTTCAAGTGGGGCCACAGTGAGCCGGCGGCAGCACTGCCCGTACTGTGGCCGCCACTACCGCTCTCTGGCACGCCACCTGGAGAAGCACCACGCCAACCAGCCGGAGGTCAGAACAGCCATGGAGCTGGCTCACCTCCACTCGCACAGCTCTTCAAACGGCAGTGCCTCACAACCCcacccctcctcatcctccaccTCTGCTGCTCACAGTCATTCTTTTGCTGTCCCTCAGTCCTCTTCCTCCAACCCAACTCCACCCTCTCTCTTCACCAGGGAGAGGGAATCACCAGCTACCCGCTCAAGCACAGGCAGTGTGTCGTTCTCCCTCTCCCTTTCACCTTCTGCTTCggctcagcctgcagcagctaaGAAAGCGCCCAGCTTACCACTGCCCGCTACAAAACCCCCAGCACCTCCGATGGTGCCCCGGGTAAAGAGTCCATCACCTCCGCCACCATCTACCCCTAGAAGGGGTCGGAGGCTGAAGAGAGAAAAGCATGAAGAGCAGCaaaaggtggaggtggagagcTTAAGAAATCAAGAGGACTTAGTTCCACCTCCTACACCAGAGCCAGACATCGATCCAGATGAAGATCTGGAGCTGAGTGGGGACGGAGAAGACGATGCACCAGAAGAGAAGAATGGAGAGATTGTAAG cacacacagacatcacatGTCTCCACTACTGTCTTCGCTTTCTTGCTTGGTCCTCTATCTCCGGCGTCAGCAGcactcttccttcctttctttaacCCGTTCTCCTCACTCTGCTGAGGCCTGGCGCCTGCTCTGCCACTCAAGCCTCTCCCTGCTTATCCTCTACAATCGCCACCGAGAATGTGAGGTGGCCAAGCTCACTGTTCAGGACTACCGCAGCCGTGTCACCCCTCAGCCCAACTCGAGCAACAGCTCCCCTTCCGGCATGGAAGCCTTCCTGTCCCCCTTTGAGCGCCAGGTCCTGTGTCATCTCCCACGGGCTGGTGTCTTAGGCAAGCGTGGACGCATTCAGCCACTAATTCTCCCGCCACACTGTGAGTCCTGCCTGGACCTGCTTCTGCGAACCAGCCCCAATGTGGGGGTGGACCCAGAGAGCCCCTACGTTTTCTCCCGGCCCTACCATTCCCCTGCCACCCCCCTCCGTGGCACAGACCTCCTGAGAAACCTGGCTCGAGCCAGCGGTGCTAAGAACCCTGGAGCACTAACGGCAACACGAGTGCGGCGACAGGTAGCCATCCTTACCCAGCTGCTACTGTTAGAGGAGGGTGACGGCCAGGGAGGAGCCATCAAACGGCTGGAAGACTTCCTGGAACACGAGTACCATGTGACCCAGAACTGCTCCACTATCATACGAGATCCAGCACTGATGGGTCGTGTGGGTCGAGTTGTTCTTtatggagagagggagggggtgCTTTTCAGAGGGATGAGCCTGCAGCACATCTGCCTCGAGTTGGATG TCATGTCTGGAAACTCAGCCGATTCCTTTTCAGAAGATTctgaagcagaggaagagaaggaggaagtTAAAGAGAAGACAGAGGTGACTGTGAAAAAGAAGGGACCAGGCCGACCCCCACGGAAGAAAAAGGCACCCGTTCCGTCACCTGCCATCAGCCCATCTTTAGCTAATGCCCATAAGAGAAGAAATGCTCCACCTAAATCAG GGAAGCGCGGTGTGCTGAAGCGTCCCTGGTCAGAAGCGGAGCGTGTAGCAGTGGAGACTCACCTAAAGAGAAACCTCATGGAACTGCGCGTCCCCGCGAAGGCAGACTGCGAACGCTGCCTTGAACTCTGCCCTCTGTTGGTGAGCAACCAGCGAGACTGGAGGGCTATCAAGTTCTACGTCCACAATCGCATCCAGCTGCTGAAGAAGCAAGGGAGGAGGGAGAGCGCCGCCGCAGTCTGCTAG